A window of Solea solea chromosome 18, fSolSol10.1, whole genome shotgun sequence contains these coding sequences:
- the lgals8b gene encoding galectin-8, which translates to MPVANAKHTVLNPVIPYTGPIPAGLHPGEIIVIQGTVPPDADRFQIDLSSGCSTKPPSDVALHFSARFKGSPCVVCNSLLRESWGEEQTLHQLPYKCGAPFETIVLVHEDVFKVAVNGTHLLTFKHRIPLNRVDTFSISGNVRVHAVGYIPNSAIYSESGDLSLPYKGSILKGLSPGQHITIKGQVSVYPHSFTINLCNSRTENIALHLNPRMKSGVFTRNSYLSESWGKEERELPFFPFSSGEYFEILILCQPHQFKLAVNGAHLFEFRHRVQDLSSINQLEVMGDVELSDVKLW; encoded by the exons ATGCCTGTGGCCAATGCGAAGCACACGGTGTTGAATCCG GTGATCCCATACACAGGGCCCATACCTGCAGGCCTGCACCCCGGGGAGATCATCGTTATCCAAGGCACTGTGCCCCCAGATGCTGACCG GTTTCAGATCGACCTGTCGAGCGGCTGCAGCACCAAGCCGCCCTCCGATGTCGCCCTCCACTTCAGCGCCCGCTTCAAAGGCTCGCCGTGTGTGGTGTGCAACTCCCTGCTGCGGGAGAGCTGGGGCGAGGAGCAGACGCTGCATCAGCTGCCGTACAAGTGCGGAGCCCCCTTCGAGACCATCGTCCTGGTACACGAGGACGTGTTTAAG GTGGCAGTCAACGGGACTCACCTACTGACCTTCAAGCATAGAATCCCACTGAATAGGGTCGACACATTTTCTATATCTGGGAATGTCCGGGTTCATGCTGTTGGCTACATCCCAAACTCT GCAATATATTCAGAATCAGGCGACTTG AGCCTCCCTTACAAAGGCAGTATACTGAAAGGACTGAGCCCAGGACAGCACATCACAATCAAAGGACAGGTCAGCGTCTATCCTCACAG CTTCACGATAAACCTCTGCAACAGCAGGACGGAGAACATCGCCCTGCACTTGAATCCACGCATGAAGTCGGGCGTCTTCACCAGGAACTCGTATCTGAGCGAGTCCTGGGGTAAGGAGGAGCGGGAGCTGCCCTTCTTTCCCTTCTCGTCAGGGGAGTATTTTGAG ATTCTCATCCTGTGTCAGCCTCATCAGTTCAAACTCGCCGTGAACGGCGCGCACTTGTTCGAGTTCCGGCACCGAGTGCAGGACCTGAGCAGCATCAACCAGCTGGAGGTCATGGGCGACGTGGAGCTCTCCGATGTtaaactgtggtga